A single window of Microbispora hainanensis DNA harbors:
- a CDS encoding macro domain-containing protein, which produces MVWNTRRARTLLFAQFLIAFGLISGAIQFAGQVFGVRFAEPGLVTGLSLAACLAWAIFKAFPRRHAGRAFDYPDISIEIRVGDILESDTDIVVGFCDTFDTDTTDDIVINGASLQGQLLQRTYENDRRRLDDDLARALSEYSPIKVETKTTKPQGKLMRYAIGTVAVIGSPKRRIYCVAYSRMGNDLTARCSIDDFWMSLGKLWTAIGARGQLNAVAVPIMGAELARVYALDRENLLKVIILSFVASSRVRPVCRELTVIIRPDDIETVDMLEMQAFLAAL; this is translated from the coding sequence ATGGTGTGGAACACACGCAGAGCCCGCACGCTTTTATTCGCGCAGTTCCTCATCGCTTTTGGCCTCATCTCTGGGGCGATTCAGTTCGCGGGTCAAGTCTTTGGCGTTCGATTCGCTGAACCAGGACTAGTGACGGGGCTATCTCTGGCGGCATGCCTCGCCTGGGCCATCTTCAAGGCGTTCCCACGCCGCCATGCAGGACGCGCATTCGATTACCCCGATATTTCCATAGAAATCCGGGTCGGCGATATTCTTGAGTCGGACACTGATATCGTTGTGGGATTTTGTGACACATTCGACACGGACACCACAGACGACATCGTAATCAATGGAGCAAGCCTTCAAGGACAATTGCTACAGCGAACCTACGAGAACGATCGTCGCAGGCTCGATGATGATCTAGCGCGAGCCCTCTCGGAATACTCACCTATTAAGGTGGAGACCAAAACGACAAAGCCGCAGGGGAAATTGATGCGGTACGCCATAGGGACAGTCGCCGTCATTGGTTCACCCAAGCGGAGGATCTATTGCGTGGCATATAGCAGGATGGGTAATGATCTGACGGCTCGATGCTCTATTGACGACTTCTGGATGAGTTTAGGAAAACTGTGGACAGCAATCGGGGCTAGGGGCCAACTCAATGCCGTGGCAGTACCCATCATGGGTGCGGAGCTGGCAAGAGTGTACGCTCTTGATCGCGAGAATCTTCTGAAAGTGATTATTTTGTCTTTTGTTGCCTCATCTCGAGTACGTCCGGTATGCCGCGAGCTCACCGTGATCATCCGACCGGATGATATCGAGACGGTGGACATGTTGGAGATGCAGGCTTTCCTTGCGGCACTGTAA
- a CDS encoding replication initiator has translation MRTLITSGPEIPRRRQRKTAARYGASAWSRRSASRGCHASAWDRARLASARTGPARRGRTPGRVRTRRATAARHGRRLDGRSDEGVIPPPAWATVDLLTAAIRTAVKAVRLDAPDLGQPTRHLVWGEQVDVRPIDPGDLHDGPHLSERAVAAYVAKYATKAAENSGTLDRRIKPRDLPTLHAQGVSEHAARLIRTAWALGDPDTHPGLTGLRLRDWAHMLGFRGHFSTKSRTYSTTLTRLRQARADFRLRMTFARLPYDPDSTLVVGSWAYAGQGITPGEAALAMQLTDDTAGGNSS, from the coding sequence TTGCGCACCTTGATCACCTCGGGGCCGGAGATCCCCCGCCGGAGGCAAAGAAAGACCGCAGCCCGCTACGGCGCGTCCGCGTGGTCGCGACGGTCGGCTTCCCGCGGGTGTCATGCGTCTGCCTGGGATCGGGCGCGGCTGGCGTCGGCGCGGACGGGACCGGCCCGAAGAGGCCGCACGCCCGGACGCGTCCGGACGCGCCGCGCCACCGCCGCCCGGCACGGGCGGCGGCTTGATGGCCGCAGCGACGAGGGCGTCATCCCGCCTCCGGCCTGGGCCACCGTCGACCTGCTCACTGCCGCGATCCGCACCGCTGTCAAGGCCGTACGGCTGGATGCTCCCGACCTCGGCCAGCCGACCCGGCACCTGGTGTGGGGCGAGCAGGTCGACGTACGGCCCATCGACCCCGGCGACCTCCACGACGGACCACACCTGTCCGAACGCGCCGTGGCGGCCTACGTCGCCAAGTACGCCACCAAGGCCGCAGAGAACTCCGGCACCCTCGACCGGCGGATCAAGCCGCGGGACCTGCCCACGCTCCACGCACAGGGCGTCTCCGAGCACGCGGCCCGGCTCATCCGCACCGCCTGGGCGCTCGGCGACCCCGACACCCACCCGGGCCTCACCGGGCTGCGGCTGCGCGACTGGGCGCACATGCTCGGCTTCCGCGGCCACTTCTCCACCAAGAGCCGCACCTACTCGACCACCCTGACCAGGCTGCGCCAGGCCCGGGCCGACTTCCGCCTGCGCATGACCTTCGCCCGGCTGCCCTACGACCCCGACAGCACGCTCGTCGTCGGCTCCTGGGCCTATGCCGGCCAAGGCATCACTCCCGGCGAGGCGGCGCTCGCCATGCAGCTCACTGACGACACAGCAGGAGGTAACTCGTCATGA
- a CDS encoding macro domain-containing protein has protein sequence MRTKLSQLRTTKPQGKLMRYAIGTVAVIGSPKRRIYCVAYSRMGNDLTARCSIDDFWMSLGKLWTAIGARGQLNAVAVPIMGAELARVYALDRENLLKVIILSFVASSRVRPVCRELTVIIRPDDIETVDMLEMQAFLAAL, from the coding sequence GTGCGCACTAAATTGAGCCAACTCAGGACGACAAAGCCGCAGGGGAAATTGATGCGGTACGCCATAGGGACAGTCGCCGTCATTGGTTCACCCAAGCGGAGGATCTATTGCGTGGCATATAGCAGGATGGGTAATGATCTGACGGCTCGATGCTCTATTGACGACTTCTGGATGAGTTTAGGAAAACTGTGGACAGCAATCGGGGCTAGGGGCCAACTCAATGCCGTGGCAGTACCCATCATGGGTGCGGAGCTGGCAAGAGTGTACGCTCTTGATCGCGAGAATCTTCTGAAAGTGATTATTTTGTCTTTTGTTGCCTCATCTCGAGTACGTCCGGTATGCCGCGAGCTCACCGTGATCATCCGACCGGATGATATCGAGACGGTGGACATGTTGGAGATGCAGGCTTTCCTTGCGGCACTGTAA
- a CDS encoding helix-turn-helix domain-containing protein — MNNVISLVPRQDAPAAQAAEDDRAVYTVPEVARLLSLSRGSAYALVREGTIPALRMGGRWIIPKRRFHAWLDGLTEEGRR; from the coding sequence ATGAACAACGTGATCTCGCTCGTTCCCCGGCAGGACGCTCCTGCCGCCCAGGCCGCCGAGGACGACCGGGCCGTCTACACGGTGCCGGAGGTCGCGCGGCTCCTGTCGCTGTCGCGGGGCAGCGCCTACGCCCTCGTCCGGGAGGGCACGATTCCGGCCCTGCGGATGGGCGGCCGGTGGATCATCCCCAAGCGGCGGTTCCACGCCTGGCTGGACGGCCTGACCGAGGAGGGGCGCCGCTGA
- a CDS encoding IS3 family transposase (programmed frameshift) has protein sequence MPAPRKYPQELRERAVRMVFEVRRQTGGAPGAIARVADQLGVHREALRGWVRQAEIDEGQRPGTSTADAQRIAELEREVRELRRANEILKAAAGFFRGRTRPTAAQVVAFIDAHRGAFGVEPICQVLQVATSTYYAAKSRPPSARAVRDAQLMAEITTVWNENFEVYGVRKMWKELNRRGTRVARCTVARLMKRLGLAGAVRGDHKRPTTTISEALTERTEDLVKRDFTAPAPNRLWVADLTYIPTASGFVYAALVIDAFSRMIVGWRLADHLRIDLALDALEMAIWRRGDGRRLEGLVHHSDRGCQYLSIRYTERLSGAGAVCSVGSRGDSYDNALAESTIGLYKTELIHRRGPWNGLDDVEIATMEWVDWYNNRRLHSACNDLPPAEFETHYRTQTAPAILTPAS, from the exons ATGCCAGCCCCGAGGAAGTATCCCCAAGAGCTTCGAGAGCGCGCGGTCCGGATGGTGTTTGAGGTTCGCCGGCAGACCGGCGGTGCCCCCGGCGCGATCGCCCGGGTGGCCGATCAGCTCGGTGTTCACCGCGAGGCGCTGCGCGGGTGGGTGCGCCAGGCCGAGATCGACGAGGGACAGCGTCCCGGCACCTCGACCGCTGATGCGCAGCGGATCGCCGAGCTGGAGCGTGAGGTGCGCGAGCTGCGCCGCGCCAACGAGATCCTCAAGGCCGCGGCCG GCTTTTTTCGCGGCCGAACTCGACCCACGGCCGCCCAGGTAGTTGCCTTCATCGACGCTCACCGCGGCGCTTTCGGCGTCGAGCCGATCTGCCAAGTGTTGCAGGTGGCGACGTCGACGTACTACGCGGCCAAGTCCCGCCCGCCCTCCGCGAGGGCGGTGCGGGACGCCCAGCTCATGGCCGAGATCACCACGGTGTGGAACGAGAACTTCGAGGTGTATGGCGTGCGCAAGATGTGGAAAGAGCTCAACCGGCGCGGCACCCGCGTGGCGCGGTGCACCGTGGCCCGGCTGATGAAGCGCCTGGGGCTTGCCGGGGCGGTGCGCGGGGATCACAAGCGGCCCACGACAACGATCTCCGAAGCCCTCACCGAGCGGACCGAAGACCTGGTCAAACGCGACTTCACCGCCCCCGCCCCGAACCGGTTGTGGGTCGCCGACCTGACCTACATCCCCACCGCGTCGGGGTTCGTGTACGCGGCGCTGGTGATCGACGCGTTCTCGCGGATGATCGTCGGGTGGCGTCTGGCCGATCATCTGCGCATCGACCTGGCGCTGGACGCGCTGGAGATGGCCATCTGGCGTCGCGGAGACGGACGGCGGCTGGAAGGGCTGGTGCACCACTCCGACCGCGGCTGCCAGTATCTGTCGATTCGCTACACCGAGCGCCTGTCGGGTGCCGGGGCGGTCTGCTCGGTCGGCTCCCGTGGGGACAGCTATGACAACGCCTTGGCCGAAAGCACCATCGGGCTGTACAAGACCGAGCTGATCCACCGGCGCGGCCCGTGGAACGGCCTGGACGACGTCGAGATCGCCACCATGGAATGGGTCGACTGGTACAACAACCGGCGCCTCCACAGCGCCTGCAACGACCTTCCACCAGCCGAATTCGAGACCCACTACCGAACCCAAACCGCCCCGGCTATCCTCACCCCAGCCAGCTAA
- a CDS encoding TIR domain-containing protein — protein MAITWVDPAEPMDQQEGKEMNKNEGIWISGHGQINAANVASGPKARAVTYAHHPDTEQSTRGPGHSREGLDRTVFVIHGRDSQARLRMFDLLRRMGLHPLEWESIVQEVGMASPYLGDTVRAAFTIAQAALVLMTPDDIVRLHPSLQGSGPDPEHGTQCQARPNVLFEAGMAFGLYPERTVLIKMGHLRDFSDIGGRNYIQFDGSVPSILKLRQRLQTAGCAVRATGEDFADTEHLQNLDAYTRHAAR, from the coding sequence ATGGCGATCACATGGGTAGATCCGGCAGAGCCGATGGATCAACAAGAAGGTAAGGAAATGAATAAGAATGAAGGAATCTGGATCAGTGGTCACGGGCAAATCAATGCGGCAAATGTCGCATCCGGACCGAAGGCTCGAGCCGTGACTTACGCTCATCATCCCGACACCGAGCAATCCACCCGCGGTCCCGGACATTCTCGCGAAGGCCTTGATCGTACCGTGTTCGTCATCCACGGACGCGACTCGCAGGCACGGTTGAGGATGTTTGACCTGCTCCGCAGGATGGGCCTACATCCTCTGGAATGGGAGTCGATAGTGCAAGAAGTCGGGATGGCCAGCCCTTATTTGGGCGACACTGTCCGTGCCGCTTTCACCATCGCCCAAGCCGCCTTGGTATTGATGACCCCGGACGACATCGTCCGCCTGCACCCTTCACTTCAGGGGAGCGGGCCCGATCCCGAGCACGGCACGCAGTGTCAAGCCAGGCCAAACGTTCTGTTTGAGGCCGGCATGGCTTTCGGCTTGTACCCAGAGCGAACGGTTCTTATAAAGATGGGACACTTACGAGATTTCTCAGATATAGGCGGTCGCAACTACATTCAGTTTGATGGCTCAGTGCCGAGCATATTGAAGTTGCGCCAGCGGCTGCAGACGGCAGGATGCGCGGTGAGAGCTACCGGCGAGGATTTTGCGGACACAGAACATCTCCAGAATCTCGACGCATATACGCGCCACGCCGCCAGGTGA
- a CDS encoding IS256 family transposase codes for MAVNDIVPAAGDYFDETLAAASPDLLRTMIREFAQRMMDAEVEQLCGAGYGEVSSERVNSRNGYRSREWDTRAGTIELAIPRLRSGSYFPDFLLDKRRRAERALTSVVATSYLLGVSTRRMEKLAESMGITKLSKSQVSKMAAELDELVASFRSRPLDGGPYTFVWIDALTQKVREGGRTVNVHCLIATGVNADGQREILGLDVVSCEDGAGWLAFLRGLVARGLSGVLLVTSDCHAGLRDAIAATLPGASWQRCRTHFARNLGTCVPKTAQPWVHTMLRTIFEQPDTESVHAQHRHVVEVLEAKYPKAADRLDEARDDILAFTAFPTAVWRQIWSNNPQERLNKEIRRRTDVVGIFPDREAIVRLVGAVLAEQNDEWTEQRRYMGLEILAECRKHTHSQNETNDVKVNIEAITA; via the coding sequence GTGGCCGTCAATGACATTGTGCCCGCTGCCGGGGACTACTTCGACGAGACTCTCGCCGCGGCGAGCCCGGACCTGCTGCGCACGATGATCCGCGAGTTCGCGCAGCGGATGATGGACGCCGAGGTCGAGCAGCTGTGCGGGGCCGGCTACGGCGAGGTCAGCAGCGAGCGGGTCAACTCCCGCAACGGCTACCGCAGCCGGGAGTGGGACACCCGGGCCGGGACCATCGAGCTGGCCATCCCCCGCCTGCGGTCGGGGTCGTACTTCCCGGACTTCCTGCTGGACAAGCGCCGCCGGGCCGAACGGGCGCTGACCAGCGTGGTGGCCACCTCCTACCTGCTGGGTGTGTCCACACGGCGGATGGAAAAACTCGCCGAGTCGATGGGCATCACCAAGCTGTCCAAATCGCAGGTGTCGAAGATGGCCGCCGAGCTGGATGAGCTGGTCGCCTCGTTCCGGTCCCGGCCTTTGGACGGCGGGCCGTACACCTTCGTCTGGATCGACGCGCTCACTCAGAAGGTGCGTGAGGGCGGGCGGACGGTGAACGTGCACTGCCTGATCGCCACCGGTGTCAATGCCGACGGGCAGCGGGAGATCCTCGGCCTGGACGTCGTCTCCTGCGAAGACGGGGCGGGCTGGCTGGCGTTCCTGCGTGGCCTGGTCGCCCGCGGCCTGTCCGGCGTCCTGCTGGTCACCAGCGACTGCCACGCCGGGCTACGTGACGCGATCGCCGCCACGCTGCCCGGCGCCTCCTGGCAGCGCTGCCGCACCCACTTCGCGAGAAACCTGGGCACCTGTGTCCCGAAGACGGCGCAGCCGTGGGTGCACACGATGCTGCGCACCATCTTCGAACAGCCCGACACCGAGTCCGTGCACGCCCAGCACCGGCACGTGGTCGAGGTGCTGGAGGCCAAGTACCCCAAGGCCGCCGACCGGCTGGACGAGGCCCGTGATGACATCCTGGCCTTCACCGCCTTCCCCACGGCCGTCTGGCGGCAGATCTGGTCCAACAACCCCCAAGAGCGGCTGAACAAGGAGATCCGCCGCCGCACCGACGTGGTCGGCATCTTCCCCGACCGGGAGGCCATCGTCCGCCTGGTCGGCGCGGTGCTGGCCGAGCAGAACGACGAGTGGACCGAGCAGCGCCGCTACATGGGCCTGGAGATCCTGGCCGAATGCCGTAAGCACACCCACTCTCAAAATGAGACAAATGATGTTAAAGTGAATATCGAGGCGATTACGGCTTAG
- a CDS encoding IS110 family transposase — MDVSKDAIVVGVLHPGEEVPVVDRIFNDEASLRRLVGRFRDRWRLAACYEAGPGGYELHRLLTSMGVACDVVAPSLIPKGAGERVKTDRRDAIRLARLHRAGELTAIRVPTIAEEAVRDLVRTRADLLDDRRRAQQRINAFLLRHGRVWRGGVRWTKIHRQWVASQVFDEPALTATLATYRAALMAREAELAALEAQLHELAQCEPLHAAVSRLGCYRGIAELTALTLAAEVVDWHRFASARAFMSYSGLIPTEYSSGDRIRRGGITKAGSEPVRTALTESAWSYQHRPTIGAPLRRRQQDATAETLARSWKAQQRLCGKFRRMAKAGKSPAVTVVAVARELAGFVWAEMTS, encoded by the coding sequence ATGGACGTCTCCAAAGACGCGATCGTGGTCGGGGTGTTGCACCCCGGCGAAGAGGTCCCGGTAGTCGACCGGATCTTCAATGACGAGGCGTCGTTGCGCCGGCTGGTCGGGCGGTTCCGGGACCGGTGGCGGCTGGCGGCCTGCTACGAGGCCGGGCCGGGTGGCTATGAGCTGCATCGGCTGCTGACCTCTATGGGGGTGGCCTGTGACGTGGTCGCCCCGTCCTTGATCCCCAAGGGCGCGGGTGAGCGGGTGAAGACCGACCGGCGGGACGCGATCCGCCTGGCCAGGTTGCACCGCGCTGGGGAACTGACCGCGATCCGCGTCCCCACGATCGCCGAAGAGGCAGTCCGGGACCTGGTACGCACCCGGGCTGATCTGCTCGATGACCGCAGACGCGCCCAGCAGCGGATCAACGCGTTCCTGTTGCGGCACGGACGCGTCTGGCGCGGTGGTGTTCGATGGACGAAGATCCATCGCCAGTGGGTGGCGAGCCAGGTGTTCGACGAACCTGCACTGACCGCGACGCTGGCGACCTACCGAGCCGCTCTGATGGCGCGGGAGGCCGAGCTGGCGGCGCTGGAGGCACAGCTGCACGAGCTGGCGCAGTGCGAGCCGCTACACGCGGCGGTGAGCCGGCTCGGCTGCTACCGAGGAATCGCGGAACTGACCGCACTGACGTTGGCCGCCGAGGTGGTGGACTGGCACCGCTTCGCCTCAGCACGGGCGTTCATGAGTTACAGCGGACTGATCCCCACCGAATACTCCAGCGGCGACCGCATCCGCCGTGGCGGTATCACCAAGGCCGGCTCGGAGCCGGTGCGCACCGCGCTGACCGAATCGGCGTGGTCCTACCAGCATCGGCCCACGATCGGCGCCCCGTTACGGCGACGCCAGCAGGACGCCACAGCTGAGACTCTCGCTCGTTCCTGGAAAGCCCAGCAGCGGTTATGCGGCAAGTTCCGGCGCATGGCCAAGGCCGGCAAGTCTCCCGCCGTCACCGTGGTCGCGGTCGCTCGCGAGCTGGCCGGATTCGTGTGGGCGGAGATGACCAGCTGA
- a CDS encoding IS1634 family transposase: MSPYVRTVKTASGARAVQIVYSSRRGSREIEHIGSAHDDAELETLRAVARQRLAAGQQELDLGLDDGPMAGGPLEIVSSRMEHLWDALSRAYDTLGFAAAAGGDEVFRQLVLARVIEPTSKHDSLRVLGEAGIDAVSYATVKRRLPDYAAPQWRQALAGACAAHTRLGPASLVLYDVSTLYFETDAGDGFREPGFSKERRLDPQITIGLLTDSSGFPLMVTAFEGNKAETHTMLPVIEGFMAAHHLPDVTIVADAGMISEANKQAIEAAGLSFILGMKIPEVPYVVKQWRREHPGTPIPDGHIFIQPWPSGSSRPRRDQMIYYQYRAERARRTLRGIDEQVAKAQRAVDGQAPVKRNRFIRLSGATKSVNTELVDKAKALAGLKGYITNLAACPDGTPITAEFVISSYHRLFEIEKSFRMSKHDLKARPIYHHKRESIDAHLTIVFAALAVGRWIEARTGWSIKKFVRTARRYRTVRIQAGNHVLTAADPLPTDLRNALKRIRSPEGAH; the protein is encoded by the coding sequence GTGTCTCCGTACGTGCGGACGGTGAAGACGGCCTCAGGCGCCCGGGCGGTGCAGATCGTCTACTCCTCCCGCCGCGGATCGCGGGAGATCGAGCACATCGGGTCGGCGCACGACGACGCCGAGTTGGAGACGCTCAGGGCGGTGGCGCGTCAGCGGCTGGCCGCCGGCCAGCAGGAACTGGACCTGGGGCTGGACGATGGGCCGATGGCGGGCGGGCCGCTGGAGATCGTCAGCTCGCGGATGGAACACCTGTGGGACGCGCTGTCCCGCGCCTACGACACGCTGGGGTTTGCTGCCGCGGCCGGGGGCGATGAGGTGTTCCGGCAGCTGGTGCTCGCGCGGGTGATCGAACCGACGAGCAAGCACGACAGCCTGCGCGTGCTCGGCGAGGCCGGGATCGATGCGGTGTCGTATGCCACGGTGAAGCGCCGCCTGCCGGACTACGCCGCACCGCAGTGGCGCCAGGCCCTGGCCGGTGCATGCGCGGCCCACACCCGCCTCGGGCCGGCCAGCCTGGTCCTCTACGACGTGTCAACCTTGTACTTCGAGACCGACGCCGGGGATGGGTTCCGCGAGCCGGGCTTTTCCAAGGAACGCCGCCTGGACCCGCAGATCACGATCGGGCTGCTCACCGACTCCTCCGGGTTCCCGCTCATGGTGACCGCCTTCGAGGGCAACAAGGCCGAGACCCACACCATGCTCCCGGTGATCGAAGGGTTCATGGCGGCCCACCACCTGCCGGACGTCACGATCGTGGCCGACGCCGGGATGATCTCCGAGGCGAACAAGCAGGCCATCGAAGCCGCTGGGCTGTCGTTCATCCTCGGCATGAAGATCCCCGAGGTGCCGTATGTGGTCAAGCAGTGGCGGCGCGAGCACCCCGGCACCCCGATCCCCGACGGGCACATCTTCATCCAGCCCTGGCCGTCGGGATCGAGCCGGCCCCGCCGCGACCAGATGATCTACTACCAGTACCGGGCAGAGCGGGCCCGGCGCACCCTGCGCGGCATCGACGAGCAGGTCGCCAAGGCCCAGCGCGCCGTCGACGGGCAGGCGCCGGTCAAGCGCAACCGGTTCATCAGGCTGTCCGGCGCTACCAAGAGCGTCAACACCGAGCTGGTGGACAAGGCCAAGGCCCTGGCCGGGCTCAAGGGCTACATCACCAATCTCGCCGCCTGCCCGGACGGGACGCCCATCACCGCCGAGTTCGTCATCAGCTCCTACCATCGGCTGTTCGAGATCGAAAAGTCCTTCCGGATGAGCAAGCACGACCTCAAAGCACGGCCGATCTACCACCACAAACGCGAGTCCATCGACGCGCACCTGACGATCGTGTTCGCCGCCCTGGCGGTCGGCCGGTGGATCGAGGCACGGACCGGATGGTCGATCAAGAAGTTCGTCCGCACCGCCCGCCGCTATCGCACCGTCCGAATCCAAGCCGGCAACCACGTCCTGACCGCCGCCGACCCTCTGCCCACCGACCTACGCAACGCCCTCAAGCGGATCCGCAGCCCCGAAGGTGCGCACTAA